AGAGCAGTTACAGCGGTGACAAAGCCGACTGCGTCGAGACAGCCTTCCTACCAGGAAGTTTGGTCGGAGTTCGCGACTCCAAGGATGCTGTCGGTTCGGCCTTGATCTTCAGCGCCCGCGAGTGGGAGACATTCATCGGCGGCGTCGTCGGCGGCAAGTATGACTGCTGACCAGGAAGCTCCCACTATTCCGCATGTGCGGCGGAGCTACGTCGCGGCTCGGGGTGTTCGGTTTCACGTGACTGAGGCGGGGGAGGGCCGGCCGG
This sequence is a window from Nocardia yunnanensis. Protein-coding genes within it:
- a CDS encoding DUF397 domain-containing protein, with translation MTDDLSGATWFKSSYSGDKADCVETAFLPGSLVGVRDSKDAVGSALIFSAREWETFIGGVVGGKYDC